The DNA region GCGCAAGTCGGTAAAGGGGGATGTGAAATTGCGCACTCGTTCGTAATAGTGGCCCAATTCCCTAACGTACTTGTGCAGATCATCGTACACTGTAGAGGcttttttgtcgttccaaaTGGTGCAGCAAAACGACGAGTTGAGACTCGTGGCTTGGTATCCGAGCTGCTTTGTGTGCTTTAAAATGTAATCTTCCATTGGTGCCGATCGGTACGGCTTGAATGGTGCAGCTACTCTGCTAAAAGCGTGATCCAAGTCGGCGGTTTGGGAAACTGCGGTCGTTGGGCAATCGAGGGACGACCGTATATATCCCTGCAGTGAGGGTGTCATCATGTTATGAAGCACGGCGACCGCGCAGCCGCCGAGCATGAGCAATCGAAGAGGGATGGCCTGAACCATGGAACaagatttcttttccaccatgACGAAAGGGGTGCGGAAATATGGCAGATCTGGTGTACGGCAAACACGCCAAAGGTTAGAGCATATGGATGAGAAATCGACTGGCGGAATTTTTAGCTACTAACATTAGGAGTGCATCGTTTAAAGCAACTGACCCTGTGCTGCAATAATTATGAATAGAACGTTTTTTGTTAATTGTAAGGCACAGAAACGATCTTGTAAGCTTTATTATCATATATGATATCTGTCACAAAATTATCCAACCCATCGATATCTATCGTCCATGCGATAAAAATATATCCAATCTAACGCCACATTATACATACGTCAAAGTATgacatttttctttttaaAAGAACTTGCGTTTCCTCTCCGGCTGTTCATTCAAATTGGATGAACATGAAAGCTGGCAAGCCTTGCCGGATGGAATGCCAAGCCGGCAACCGTAGCTTACAGTTATTTGTCACGATGATATTGTTGGTTACCGAACACAAGCGATTGCGATGATAGATTTCTAGTCTTAATCGAGACAACAACTCTCGGTACAGAAGATCTCTGCTCTacgggaaaacaaaaaaccCATCTCACCCAACACAATCTTGTATagttcattgtcaacaaagCGCAGTGAGCAGATTTCTTATCGCAGTTCACTGAAAATGAACGAAGCTGTAGCCCTGCGTAGACGTCCTTTCAGGTGTCAagcgttgacagtgaagtggTCGAAAGGGTGAGTGAACCTTGCTCGGTTCGATTTTCTGTTCCAATCGCAAGATTCCACCTACAGTCAAGCGACCGATGAGGTCTCCATCAGTAATAACCCACTACTTTGACGAGCCTTAATCGACGTCGTCTTTTATCTTTTAGGGATAGCAGAAATAGAAACTTTTTATGTGAAACTGGTCTTCATACCGCATCGTCTTGGCCCAAGGTGTTATCCTTCCGCAACGGCAAAGTTGTCTCTTCTACCGGCGCCACTATTGCCAATACGGATGCTGCAGCAGTAGGGCTGGTACTGCTGCTGTGGGGACGTCGCCGGTGAGAGGCGAACAAATCATACTGATCGGATGTGGTGGCGTGGTGCAGCAGGGTTTTGCGTTCCACGTGATACTCCCCCTTAACGATCCCGACCGTGTTGTGGTGCAAATCACGGGGTATGGCCGAATCGAGCAAGGCTCGGACAAAACCAGGTCGCGGCGGTTGCACCAAttggtcttcgtcgtcacccGACGTCGTATCGGGATCTTCGTCGTTTCCTTCGCTCTGACTACAGGCATCGTCGTTTTCATCTTCATCGCCGTCTTCCTCATCAAAGTCTTGGACGGGCGCTAAGGGTCTCGCCAAATCCTCTTCCCAGGCGGGTATAGGTGGCCCAACGAcattttcttcgtccgtgtcTATGCTACTTGCCCGCGACGTCGTTGGAACCTTCGAAAGAGATGGATGTGCGTATTCGTCCCAGTGATCAGCCGTATGCAATGAGTTGGAATCTAACGTGACCATTTCCATAGCCCGCCCATCCGCACTGGAGCCTCGCAAATGTCTACCACCACCCGACGATTTGCTCGTACCGTCGTCCATTTGAAAAAGTGCCTGTTGCCGGTTTTGGCGTCCCAAACGCTTCATGCCGGCAAGGTGGTACGGACTCCGGTGTTGTAAAGCTCGTGTCCGGGCGTGTACGGCTTGCGGTGAATACTCCGAATGCGGAAAGACAAAGGTGTGCACTACCGCGGCCAAGAACATTTCCATACAAATCAAATAGTCCTGAATCGCCTTGGCCACATCTTCCGGGGTCCAGTTCGTGTCCTGCCCTACGCTGTAGTGCGGTATCATATTCATTTTGTACAAGATTGCAATTACTACCGACTGCCACCTGGCGATAGAAAGCGTTGTTTCGCAGCGTGAGAAAGACCTTTCGTACTCCAGTCGGGAATCAAGCCGAGAAGTCGACTCGGTACGGTACCGGAGATTGTTCGCTCGGCAGGTCGAAACGTACAAACACAAGCAGCGAGACTTACCAGGTGAAAAAGACGAGGGCCTTGACGGAAAGAAATTTTCCGACGGGTCGAATTGCGGCGAGTTCGTTTTTCGTGGCGTAGTAAAAGAATATGAGACAATACAAGGCCCAGCACTGGGATATGTTGGTCAATACACAAATATAGAGATATCCGCCCTTGTAGGTGAAGTTTCCTTCCTTGTAGAGTCCGTGTCTTTCCAGAATCATGACGGCGATACTGAAAAAGAATTTCAGGAGCACGTACTGGAGAACCCCGAATTTACACTTGACGAAGAATGGGGACGTCCAGTGGACACGTTTTTCGGGACGACTGCTGCGTCGTACGGCACCGTTGTCGTGCGGGCTGGTAGTGGTGGCGGTGTCGGCAATCACGGAGCGTCGGACGGGTTGTCCCATAAGCCACGGTTTGAGGCCGCAGTACTGGAGTCCCCACATGTGGACCCCACGGGTAGGAGACTTGTCCTTCAACAACAAGATGAGAGCTTCTTCGCCACCCAGAACTTGAATGAGGAACTGTAAAAAGCTGTAGAGGACGTAGGATTCGTACAAGTCCCGGAGCGTTTCAATGTAAATAGCGTGTTTGTGAAAGCGCATGGCGAGCCAACTGTGTGCGAATCAGCAAATGACAAAGGAGAGAATAGCATTGGGGATCAGTCTCTAGTGACGAGTTCACGTTTCCATCGGAAAGGGTGACGGAATTGTATTGCTACATCGAGTGTCGGCTTTGAGGCAGACGTACCTTTCGACGGAATAAATGGGTACCATCCATAAAATGCGTACCACGTAGACTTGCACGTGTGGTTGGTTATAATTGGACAAATGCGACACGATCCCTCCCATGGAAATGGGAAATCCCAGTAGTACAAAGGCGCCAGCGGAGAACCAGGCAATGAGATGCGGGTCGGTCCCGTGATTGAACAGTTCGTAGCTGTACCAGACGGAAGCCCCCGCCAGAGCCAAGACGGTCCCCCAAAAGACAATTTTGGCGAGTACATTGACACAGGAGAGTGTGTTTCGCACGGTCCGGTGTCGACAACAGAGTTGCAGACAGGTTGAAAGCGATCCGGCGTGTCGGGGTGATCGGGTGGGGTAATCGGACGGCGGCAATCCGGTGGACGGGTGCTGTGGATCGTACAGATGATCACGATGACGGCGTTTGCGACGCCCTCGACGAGCCTTGTGTGCCGCTGCGTGACTACTACCGCCGGCACCGGTCCCGCCCGACCACGTGTACGGTGTTTTGCGCGAACGAAAGAGACTCGTTTTCCCGGTGGGGTTGGAGACGTTGGACGGGACCGATACCGCCGCAGCACTGTCCAGTCGCGGCGATTCGGAAGACTGTAACAATAGGGGACGCTGTAACAAgacgtcgtcctcgtcgtcttcggggtgttgttgttgttgttgttgttgttgttgttgctgctgatcgTGTAAGAGAGACGTATTCAGACTCAGACTCTCCGCCGCTTCCACGGAATCGTCCTGCGGATTGCCTTCCGTCAcaacgtcttcgtcgctcgtATCGACGATTGCCTGACGCCTAAACATTGTACCGCGAGACCAGTAAAGTCAACAGAGAAAATATAGATCCCTCCTTGGTAGTGGCAACGAACGATGGCGTGCTGCTTCTCGGACGGCTACTGGCGTTACGAACGAAGGGAAACGGAGGGAAGGTCTGGAGCGCGGGTGTCCAAGGCAGTTTCTACGACGCACACAAGTCCAGGCGCAGCGACGGTTGGTTCCAAACAGCGAACGACAGCGACAGGGTAGGTGGGAAGGTACCGTTGCCGCAAAAGACAACAAGTGGAAAGGGACAATGGAGACGATGATTTTCTACGAATCGTGCTTGGAACCGACCGATGCGACTCGAGGGGACTTTCCCCTCCTACCGTGTGAAGCACTACCAGTGTGACTCGAATGGTACTACGTGTACGGACGGGACGCCGCGCGTACCCGAGAGGAAACCGACACTGGCTATTGCTCGGTCCGTCACGGTCCGTCGTACCCCCCAGCTTGTGTCGTTGGGAACTCACTCTCACTGTTAGGCAGCTACCGTACATCGTAGATAGGTAGCAACCAAGGCAAGAACCAACGGACTACCTATGCGATAGATACACGCGCAACGGAATTTTCGTGGTCATTCCTTTCCTGAAGAGGGTCATTGCGGACGTCAAAAAGGTAGTTTCCATCTAGTTGAAAACCCTTTTGACATATTCGTCCGAAATACTGTCTAGGAACACCGCTCGAGTTTGGGCCTGATGTCTCTCCATCATTCTCCATGAGAAACCATAGTGTCAATGGTTCCCTGTAAACCGTCCATATATTTGACTACGACATGTCGAAAGATCTACAACAATTCACATTGCAGAGCATTTTGTGTCGATCCGAACTATCTATTTCGGAAGTAGGACGGGATTGGCGGTTGGTCCCGAATTGGCTTCTGGTGATTGTCCGAGACAAAGAGTCCATTATGGGTGGAAACGGAAGCAACGGACGCAGCGTGCGACTGCTTTCGTTGAACGGAAATATAACGCATATCACTCTTTTCCACTATTgtgtctcacagtcacgaAGATTTCGCCAGTCGTGGGACCGGTCGGCTTCCGGTTGTAAGGATCCGTTCACATTATAGGACACGCACACAAAGACGAAGGAGCTCACCACCTTTTTCTGCGGGCCCTGTCCAAAGTCCTTTCCGTCCCCACACTTTGGCACACAAAGTCCTACATACTGGATAATCATTATTCGTCCAACCCTCATCATCGTACATACATCATCATCATGCCGGATGAAGAACTTGGGGCTTTC from Phaeodactylum tricornutum CCAP 1055/1 chromosome 23, whole genome shotgun sequence includes:
- a CDS encoding predicted protein — protein: SAGAFVLLGFPISMGGIVSHLSNYNQPHVQVYVVRILWMVPIYSVESWLAMRFHKHAIYIETLRDLYESYVLYSFLQFLIQVLGGEEALILLLKDKSPTRGVHMWGLQYCGLKPWLMGQPVRRSCKFGVLQYVLLKFFFSIAVMILERHGLYKEGNFTYKGGYLYICVLTNISQCWALYCLIFFYYATKNELAAIRPVGKFLSVKALVFFTWWQSVVIAILYKMNMIPHYSVGQDTNWTPEDVAKAIQDYLICMEMFLAAVVHTFVFPHSEY